A stretch of the Gossypium hirsutum isolate 1008001.06 chromosome D07, Gossypium_hirsutum_v2.1, whole genome shotgun sequence genome encodes the following:
- the LOC107954347 gene encoding pentatricopeptide repeat-containing protein At5g18475, giving the protein MNLVRVSFCKQRCFSSSSSPLPWISPLQLLKPNFQKPDPPPQPSLASTESQRKPKFISHETAINLIKREKDPQRALQIFNKVSRQKGFTHNSATYGTILHKLAQSKKFQAVDSLLRQMSYETCRFHEGIFLNLMKHFSRFSLHDKVLEMFNAIQPIVREKPSLKAISTCLNLLIESNQVDLARDFLLNSKKSLRLRPNTCIFNILVKHHCNNGDLESAFEVVNEMKKSKVSYPSLITYSTLIGGLCESRRLKEAIELFEEMVGKDQILPDALTYNLLINGFCREGKVDRARKIIEFMKNNGCSPNLFNYSALMNGLCKEGSWEEAKQLFVEMKSTGLKPDTIVYTTLMNCLCRASRIDEAMSLLKEMKENKCEADVVTLNVLLGGLCRESRFHEVLQMLEKLPYEGVYLNKASYRIVLNALCQKDEMEKAAKLLGLMLDRGFFPHYATSNEVLIQLCKAGMVDDAVTALFGLAETGFKPEPHCWEFLIEMNCRDRKLLPVFELLDELVIKECTHNLHVGATFA; this is encoded by the coding sequence ATGAATTTGGTTAGAGTTTCATTCTGTAAGCAGCGCTGCTTCTCTTCCTCTTCATCTCCACTTCCATGGATCTCCCCCCTACAACTCCTAAAACCCAACTTCCAAAAACCAGATCCTCCTCCACAACCCTCACTTGCCTCTACTGAGTCTCAAAGGAAACCCAAATTTATCTCTCACGAGACTGCCATCAACTTGATTAAGCGTGAGAAAGATCCACAACGGGCCTTACAAATATTTAACAAGGTGTCGCGGCAGAAAGGCTTTACTCATAACAGTGCCACCTATGGAACCATCCTTCACAAGCTTGCTCAATCGAAGAAGTTTCAGGCCGTTGACTCATTACTTCGTCAAATGAGCTATGAAACTTGTAGATTTCATGAAGGTATATTCCTCAATCTCATGAAGCATTTTTCCAGGTTTTCTTTACATGATAAGGTACTTGAGATGTTCAATGCAATTCAGCCCATTGTTCGTGAAAAACCTTCACTGAAAGCTATTAGTACTTGTCTTAATCTCCTGATTGAATCGAACCAGGTTGATTTGGCTCGAGATTTTCTGTTGAACTCCAAGAAATCTCTCAGGTTGAGACCCAATACCTGCATTTTTAACATCTTGGTTAAACATCATTGTAATAATGGAGACCTTGAATCTGCGTTTGAAGTTGTAAACGAGATGAAAAAATCTAAGGTTTCTTATCCCAGTCTGATTACTTACTCAACCTTGATAGGCGGTCTCTGTGAAAGTAGACGACTTAAGGAAGCCATCGAATTGTTTGAGGAAATGGTTGGTAAGGATCAGATATTGCCTGATGCTTTAACctataatttgttaattaatGGCTTCTGTCGTGAAGGAAAAGTCGATCGGGCGAGAAAGATAATAGAGTTTATGAAAAACAATGGATGCAGccctaatttattcaattactctgCTTTGATGAATGGCTTATGCAAGGAGGGAAGTTGGGAAGAAGCCAAACAACTTTTTGTTGAAATGAAGAGCACAGGTCTGAAACCTGATACAATTGTTTATACTACATTGATGAATTGCCTTTGTAGGGCTAGTAGAATCGATGAGGCGATGTCATTGCTTAAGGAAATGAAGGAAAACAAATGTGAAGCCGATGTTGTTACTTTAAATGTATTACTTGGTGGGTTATGCCGAGAAAGTAGGTTCCATGAGGTGCTTCAGATGCTCGAGAAGCTGCCATACGAAGGTGTTTACTTGAACAAAGCAAGTTACAGAATTGTATTGAATGCATTATGCCAGAAAGATGAAATGGAAAAGGCAGCTAAGCTGTTGGGTCTGATGTTGGATAGGGGGTTTTTCCCACATTATGCAACGTCGAATGAGGTGTTGATTCAGCTTTGTAAAGCCGGAATGGTAGATGATGCAGTTACAGCATTGTTTGGATTGGCTGAAACGGGGTTTAAACCAGAACCACATTGTTGGGAGTTTCTGATTGAAATGAACTGTAGAGATAGGAAATTGCTGCCTGTTTTTGAACTACTTGATGAGTTAGTAATAAAAGAATGTACTCATAATCTTCATGTTGGTGCTACTTTTGCTTAG
- the LOC121203339 gene encoding uncharacterized protein: MHMNFGERCLLLDKFQIWQLDTIFYTILIDGLCKAGHIEVAKELFCQLSVSGLKPTVYTYCIIINGVCKERLPDEAYRLFKSMGDNDCLPNSCCYNVMIRGFFRNDYTTTSYGNASHDRFISGDSHSSIGLPSDEEQDWGTENDMLLILCLFDTEDSADEHKSSSPLEVPACCDYSVYLQIQFAAVVGFHPKESKPPRFGKLKPLKLKISFIHVKFHSTSYHHLFLWNKLEKGVIVYICDNHGVRYLYDTDGSSAIAASEPLAVLVNMGTASASEILTGALKDNKRAVLFGEPTYGKGKIQSVFQLSDGSGLAVTVAHYETPAHNDSNKVGVIPDHPLPNSFPKDDDSFCGCLQDPASACYDEFYYLIYVLRNKYLILVLNYMCCYRN; this comes from the exons ATGCATATGAACTTTGGAGAAAGATGCTTGCTTCTGGACAAGTTCCAAATCTGGCAACTCGATACCATCTTTTATACCATCCTAATTGATGGCTTGTGCAAAGCTGGGCATATCGAAGTTGCAAAGGAATTATTTTGTCAACTCTCAGTCAGTGGTCTAAAACCCACCGTTTATACATATTGCATAATTATTAATGGAGTGTGTAAAGAGAGATTGCCAGATGAAGCATACCGGTTGTTTAAGAGCATGGGAGATAATGATTGTTTGCCTAACAGTTGCTGTTATAATGTAATGATCCGGGGATTTTTTCGAAATGACTATACCACAACTTCTTACGGAAATG CTTCTCACGATCGCTTCATATCAGGCGATTCACACTCCAGCATAGGCCTGCCATCGGACGAAGAACAAGACTGGGGAACAGAGAATGACATGCTGCTAATACTTTGCCTCTTCGATACTGAAGACTCAGCTGACGAGCACAAGTCTTCTTCTCCTCTAGAGGTCCCTGCTTGTTGTGATTATTCGGTTTATCTGCAG ATTCAATTTGCTGCAGTGGTGGGCTTTCACCCAAAGGAATCGAAACCGCCAAGATTTGGTAAGTTAAAGccattgaaattaaaaatttcttttatCCATGTCAAGTTTCATAGCACAAGTTATCATCATTTGTTTTTGTGGAACAAGTTAGAGAAGGGCGTGATTGTGTATATTTGTGATAATCATGGAGTTCGATATCTATACGACACGGATGGAAGCTCAGCAATAGCAGCTTCAGAACCCCTAGCTGTACTG GTGAACATGGGTACTGCAAGTGCGAGTGAAATTTTAACTGGTGCGTTGAAAGATAATAAGCGTGCAGTATTGTTCGGAGAACCGACATACGGGAAAGG CAAGATCCAATCGGTTTTTCAGCTATCTGATGGCTCCGGATTGGCTGTTACCGTAGCTCATTATGAGACACCTGCACACAACGATAGCAACAAG GTTGGTGTGATCCCGGACCATCCTCTACCAAACTCATTTCCGAAGGATGATGACAGTTTTTGTGGCTGCCTTCAAGACCCTGCATCTGCTTgctatgatgaattctattatttaatttatgttttgcgcaataaatacttgattcttgttctcaattatatgtgct GTTATAGAAACTAg
- the LOC107956068 gene encoding pentatricopeptide repeat-containing protein At1g62914, mitochondrial, whose translation MLKLGVKPDVVTFSTLIRGLCNRSKIFEAVSLFDEMIEKGYQPDLIVYTTVLDGVCKTGNTDGAIRYLRMMEERGFEPDVVAYSTVLNCLCKKGLLKEAHDLFFEMIKQGIKPNVVTYSILIDALCKQGMISKAEDIVGIMTKQGIKPNVVTYGIFIDTLCKMGEVSKAEVVVDVMRKQGIEPNVVMYSTLIDSLCKNGMVSEAEFIVCTMRKQGAEPNVITYNILMDSLCKNSMVSEAEDIFGRMRKQGI comes from the coding sequence ATGTTGAAGCTAGGTGTTAAACCTGATGTTGTTACTTTTTCCACTTTGATTAGGGGACTTTGTAATCGAAGTAAGATTTTTGAGGCTGTGAGTTTGTTTGATGAAATGATTGAGAAAGGGTATCAACCTGATTTAATTGTTTACACTACAGTACTGGATGGGGTGTGTAAAACTGGGAATACTGATGGAGCTATTAGGTATCTAAGGATGATGGAAGAAAGAGGTTTCGAACCTGATGTTGTAGCATATAGCACTGTCCTTAACTGTCTTTGTAAGAAGGGCTTGCTAAAGGAGGCTCATGATCTCTTCTTCGAAATGATAAAGCAAGGCATTAAGCCTAATGTCGTCACATATAGTATATTGATCGATGCGCTTTGCAAGCAAGGAATGATATCTAAAGCCGAAGATATTGTTGGCATAATGACAAAGCAAGGCATTAAGCCTAATGTTGTCACATATGGTATATTCATCGATACTCTTTGCAAGATGGGGGAGGTTTCTAAAGCCGAAGTTGTTGTTGACGTGATGAGAAAGCAAGGCATCGAACCTAATGTTGTCATGTATAGTACATTGATAGATTCGCTTTGCAAGAATGGTATGGTTTCTGAAGCTGAATTTATTGTTTGCACGATGAGAAAGCAAGGCGCTGAACCTAATGTTATCACGTATAATATATTGATGGATTCACTTTGCAAGAATAGTATGGTTTCTGAAGCTGAAGATATTTTTGGCAGAATGAGAAAGCAAGGCATTTAG
- the LOC107954349 gene encoding DNA polymerase epsilon subunit C, which translates to MASSSKKPKEENRNKKNKEKSNRTADKDKKKSIKKPEKKASASKIPTKSKPNPESKPDKSKNQSSNGIPVKSQVIADPSSSSESEPQENRNNSHKNVKPYSKRKRKEEVDEEEEEAKVCKFPMNRIKRIIKTEDSHMAVSQDVVFLVNKAAELFLEKFCEDGYKCSIKDRKKSLSYKHLSTVVHEQKRYDFLSDYVPQKKKAEDALKVMNLAETGEG; encoded by the exons ATGGCCTCCTCTTCCAAGAAACCCAAAGAAGAGAACAGGAACAAGAAGAATAAGGAGAAGAGCAACAGAACCGCTgacaaagacaaaaaaaaatccattaaaAAACCAGAGAAGAAAGCAAGTGCCTCCAAAATACCTACCAAATCAAAGCCAAATCCCGAATCAAAGCCAGACAAAAGCAAAAACCAGAGCAGCAATGGAATCCCGGTCAAGTCCCAGGTTATTGCCGACCCATCTTCAAGCTCTGAATCAGAACCCCAAGAAAACAGAAACAACTCCCACAAGAACGTTAAACCCTACAGCAAAAGGAAGCGAAAGGAAGAAGTAgacgaggaagaagaagaagcaaaggTGTGTAAATTTCCAATGAACAGAATCAAGAGGATAATCAAGACTGAAGATTCACATATGGCTGTTTCTCAAGATGTTGTTTTTCTTGTTAACAAAGCCGCG GAATTGTTTCTTGAAAAGTTCTGCGAAGATGGATACAAATGCTCCATTAAAGATCGCAAGAAATCACTTAGTTACAAGCACCTAT CAACAGTTGTCCATGAACAGAAGAGATATGACTTTCTATCAG ATTATGTCCCTCAGAAAAAAAAAGCTGAGGATGCATTAAAAGTGATGAATTTAGCCGAGACAGGGGAGGGATAG